In a genomic window of Dyadobacter fermentans DSM 18053:
- a CDS encoding 2-C-methyl-D-erythritol 4-phosphate cytidylyltransferase, which yields MQEYVIIVAGGSGSRMKSDIPKQFLAVNGTPVLMHTIRAFAAYSPNLRIIVVLPSEQFGFWEDLCKKHSFAIPHQLVAGGETRFHSVKNGLNCIVEEEEFLLAVHDGVRPVISREIIADSFQTAALHGAAVVSVPLKDSIRIVGQNEGNKAMDRTLFRLIQTPQTFRSSWMRAAFAADYHQSFTDCASVLEAWGYHIRLIDGAYENIKITTPEDLRWAEIYLKATS from the coding sequence ATGCAAGAATACGTCATTATCGTGGCCGGTGGGAGCGGAAGCCGCATGAAAAGCGATATCCCGAAGCAATTCCTGGCGGTAAATGGCACGCCGGTGCTCATGCATACGATCCGTGCATTCGCCGCATATTCGCCGAATCTGCGCATCATTGTGGTATTGCCATCGGAGCAGTTCGGCTTTTGGGAAGATTTATGTAAAAAACACAGCTTCGCTATCCCGCACCAACTTGTGGCTGGGGGCGAAACGCGCTTTCATTCGGTCAAAAACGGCTTGAATTGCATTGTGGAGGAAGAAGAATTCCTCCTGGCCGTTCACGATGGTGTAAGGCCGGTTATTTCGCGTGAGATCATCGCCGACAGCTTCCAAACCGCCGCCCTGCATGGCGCCGCTGTTGTGAGTGTGCCGCTCAAAGATTCCATCCGCATTGTAGGGCAGAATGAGGGAAATAAGGCTATGGATCGCACATTGTTCCGGCTGATCCAAACGCCGCAGACGTTCCGGTCGAGCTGGATGCGCGCCGCATTCGCCGCCGACTATCACCAGTCATTCACCGACTGCGCGAGCGTGCTCGAAGCCTGGGGCTACCATATCAGGCTGATCGACGGCGCTTACGAGAATATCAAGATCACGACGCCGGAAGATCTCCGCTGGGCGGAAATTTATCTCAAAGCCACTTCCTGA